One window of Dermacentor albipictus isolate Rhodes 1998 colony chromosome 9, USDA_Dalb.pri_finalv2, whole genome shotgun sequence genomic DNA carries:
- the LOC135917334 gene encoding beta-galactosidase-like isoform X5: protein MYSILVHLKVTQEHRKSPCAPETNARTSCAEMSAMVLFQRNERATLLGKWDMYDLDAFLKQVKEQDLLAIVRPGPYISGDRDNGGLPYWLHREQPNMKYRVLDSEFLHHLDSRWITKLCAVLSPHTYNKAGPVIAVQVEHLYGVIGACDHLYMEHLLTMLQVRLGRDMVFFRGNPATKSYYDCDKVRDILVTAYMTPTEIPAVVAATVASAQVEPGPLVISEYYTGNTDCWGWPHKVVAPQTVLQTLKTLMAMNASVSLYMFHGGTNFGFTAGSREKRPVVTSYDYEAPLSEAGDPNALYYDIRRAISTHLQVPKDDPPGPSRKMEIGPVALDKYVSLDDVMAHFRGQNWLKRKESAEPLSFENLGQAFGFVLYSTTVTFATAAKAWLQLEGLSDRAYVYGKGGEVSVFYSFAVSGQVVKIQNYVPAGINQTLSILVENMGREAHSKTFANPKGFKSAKLNYVPLKNWAVEAVPLTTAEDISRFQPLLQKEDKGGVPGFFHGVFKLPEGQQPLDTFLDPTNWTKGVAFVNGINLGRYWPVTGPQITLYVPGPFLKPHPEENSVMLFETQGAPLRDQTVRFVDKPRVNVTVLYPKP from the exons TTGCGCGGAGATGAGCGCGATGGTGTTGTTCCAAAGAAACGAGCGGGCCACACTCCTCGGAAAATGG GACATGTACGACCTGGACGCGTTCCTGAAGCAAGTGAAAGAGCAAGACCTTCTTGCCATAGTGCGACCAGGACCGTACATCTCGGGAGATCGGGACAACGGCGGCCTGCCGTACTGGCTTCACAGAGAGCAACCCAACATGAAGTACCGCGTCCTGGACAGCGAATTCCTGCACCACTTGGACAG CAGATGGATTACGAAGCTCTGCGCCGTCTTGAGCCCGCACACGTACAACAAGGCGGGACCTGTCATCGCCGTCCAAGTCGAGCACCTGTACGGCGTCATCGGCGCGTGCGACCACCTGTACATGGAGCACCTGCTCACCATGCTGCAGGTGCGGCTTGGCCGGGACATGGTCTTTTTCCGAGGCAACCCCGCAACGAAGTCCTACTACGACTGCGACAAGGTGCGCGACATCCTCGTCACCGCGTACATGACACCGACGGAAATTCCAGCTGTTGTGGCCGCTACTGTAGCTTCTGCACAG GTCGAACCAGGGCCGCTGGTAATCAGCGAGTACTACACGGGCAACACCGACTGTTGGGGCTGGCCGCACAAGGTCGTGGCACCGCAGACAGTGCTGCAGACTTTGAAGACCCTGATGGCGATGAACGCCTCCGTGTCTCTGTACATGTTCCACGGCGGAACGAATTTCGGCTTCACGGCCGGTAGTCGTGAGAAGCGCCCTGTGGTAACCAGCTACGACTACGAAGCTCCGCTGAGTGAAGCCGGCGACCCGAACGCTCTTTACTACGACATCCGACGCGCCATCAGCAcc CATTTGCAAGTGCCAAAGGATGATCCACCGGGTCCGTCGAGAAAGATGGAAATCGGCCCCGTAGCCCTGGACAAGTACGTATCACTCGACGATGTGATGGCTCACTTCCGCGGACAGAACTGGCTGAAGAGGAAGGAGTCCGCGGAGCCCTTGTCCTTCGAGAATTTGGGACAGGCATTCGGCTTCGTGTTATACTCGACGACTGTGACATTCGCGACTGCCGCCAAGGCGTGGCTGCAGCTCGAAGGACTGTCGGACCGGGCGTACGTGTACGGCAAAGGCGGAGAGGTGTCGGTCTTCTACAGCTTCGCGGTGAGCGGGCAGGTGGTCAAGATCCAGAACTACGTGCCAGCGGGGATAAACCAGACCCTTTCCATCCTCGTCGAGAACATGGGCAGAGAGGCGCACAGCAAGACGTTCGCCAACCCAAAG GGGTTCAAATCTGCAAAGCTCAACTACGTGCCACTGAAGAACTGGGCCGTCGAGGCAGTTCCTTTGACGACAGCTGAAGACATCAGCAGATTTCAGCCGTTACTCCAAAAGGAAGACAAGGGCGGGGTTCCAGGGTTTTTCCACGGAGTATTCAAGCTGCCCGAAGGTCAGCAGCCATTGGACACATTCTTGGACCCTACAAACTGGACCAAGGGCGTGGCTTTTGTCAACGGCATCAACCTGGGTCGCTACTGGCCCGTCACCGGTCCTCAGATCACGCTCTACGTGCCGGGACCATTCCTTAAGCCACACCCCGAGGAGAACAGTGTGATGCTCTTCGAGACACAAGGAGCTCCCTTACGTGATCAAACTGTGCGCTTCGTCGACAAGCCTCGTGTTAACGTGACTGTACTGTACCCAAAGCCCTGA
- the LOC135917334 gene encoding beta-galactosidase-like isoform X6, producing the protein MYDLDAFLKQVKEQDLLAIVRPGPYISGDRDNGGLPYWLHREQPNMKYRVLDSEFLHHLDSRWITKLCAVLSPHTYNKAGPVIAVQVEHLYGVIGACDHLYMEHLLTMLQVRLGRDMVFFRGNPATKSYYDCDKVRDILVTAYMTPTEIPAVVAATVASAQVEPGPLVISEYYTGNTDCWGWPHKVVAPQTVLQTLKTLMAMNASVSLYMFHGGTNFGFTAGSREKRPVVTSYDYEAPLSEAGDPNALYYDIRRAISTHLQVPKDDPPGPSRKMEIGPVALDKYVSLDDVMAHFRGQNWLKRKESAEPLSFENLGQAFGFVLYSTTVTFATAAKAWLQLEGLSDRAYVYGKGGEVSVFYSFAVSGQVVKIQNYVPAGINQTLSILVENMGREAHSKTFANPKGFKSAKLNYVPLKNWAVEAVPLTTAEDISRFQPLLQKEDKGGVPGFFHGVFKLPEGQQPLDTFLDPTNWTKGVAFVNGINLGRYWPVTGPQITLYVPGPFLKPHPEENSVMLFETQGAPLRDQTVRFVDKPRVNVTVLYPKP; encoded by the exons ATGTACGACCTGGACGCGTTCCTGAAGCAAGTGAAAGAGCAAGACCTTCTTGCCATAGTGCGACCAGGACCGTACATCTCGGGAGATCGGGACAACGGCGGCCTGCCGTACTGGCTTCACAGAGAGCAACCCAACATGAAGTACCGCGTCCTGGACAGCGAATTCCTGCACCACTTGGACAG CAGATGGATTACGAAGCTCTGCGCCGTCTTGAGCCCGCACACGTACAACAAGGCGGGACCTGTCATCGCCGTCCAAGTCGAGCACCTGTACGGCGTCATCGGCGCGTGCGACCACCTGTACATGGAGCACCTGCTCACCATGCTGCAGGTGCGGCTTGGCCGGGACATGGTCTTTTTCCGAGGCAACCCCGCAACGAAGTCCTACTACGACTGCGACAAGGTGCGCGACATCCTCGTCACCGCGTACATGACACCGACGGAAATTCCAGCTGTTGTGGCCGCTACTGTAGCTTCTGCACAG GTCGAACCAGGGCCGCTGGTAATCAGCGAGTACTACACGGGCAACACCGACTGTTGGGGCTGGCCGCACAAGGTCGTGGCACCGCAGACAGTGCTGCAGACTTTGAAGACCCTGATGGCGATGAACGCCTCCGTGTCTCTGTACATGTTCCACGGCGGAACGAATTTCGGCTTCACGGCCGGTAGTCGTGAGAAGCGCCCTGTGGTAACCAGCTACGACTACGAAGCTCCGCTGAGTGAAGCCGGCGACCCGAACGCTCTTTACTACGACATCCGACGCGCCATCAGCAcc CATTTGCAAGTGCCAAAGGATGATCCACCGGGTCCGTCGAGAAAGATGGAAATCGGCCCCGTAGCCCTGGACAAGTACGTATCACTCGACGATGTGATGGCTCACTTCCGCGGACAGAACTGGCTGAAGAGGAAGGAGTCCGCGGAGCCCTTGTCCTTCGAGAATTTGGGACAGGCATTCGGCTTCGTGTTATACTCGACGACTGTGACATTCGCGACTGCCGCCAAGGCGTGGCTGCAGCTCGAAGGACTGTCGGACCGGGCGTACGTGTACGGCAAAGGCGGAGAGGTGTCGGTCTTCTACAGCTTCGCGGTGAGCGGGCAGGTGGTCAAGATCCAGAACTACGTGCCAGCGGGGATAAACCAGACCCTTTCCATCCTCGTCGAGAACATGGGCAGAGAGGCGCACAGCAAGACGTTCGCCAACCCAAAG GGGTTCAAATCTGCAAAGCTCAACTACGTGCCACTGAAGAACTGGGCCGTCGAGGCAGTTCCTTTGACGACAGCTGAAGACATCAGCAGATTTCAGCCGTTACTCCAAAAGGAAGACAAGGGCGGGGTTCCAGGGTTTTTCCACGGAGTATTCAAGCTGCCCGAAGGTCAGCAGCCATTGGACACATTCTTGGACCCTACAAACTGGACCAAGGGCGTGGCTTTTGTCAACGGCATCAACCTGGGTCGCTACTGGCCCGTCACCGGTCCTCAGATCACGCTCTACGTGCCGGGACCATTCCTTAAGCCACACCCCGAGGAGAACAGTGTGATGCTCTTCGAGACACAAGGAGCTCCCTTACGTGATCAAACTGTGCGCTTCGTCGACAAGCCTCGTGTTAACGTGACTGTACTGTACCCAAAGCCCTGA